Proteins encoded together in one Lutra lutra chromosome 4, mLutLut1.2, whole genome shotgun sequence window:
- the ASPH gene encoding aspartyl/asparaginyl beta-hydroxylase isoform X10 has translation MAEETKHGGHKNGRKGGLSGSSFFTWFMVIALLGVWTSVAVVWFDLVDYEEVLGKLGVYDADGDGDFDVEDAKVLLEGPGGVAKRKTKAKVKELTKEELKKEKEKPESRKESKNEERKKGKKEKEDDRKDKKIPDADISRKESPKGKKDREKENVGLDKSAKAKESRKKSTDVKDTSGKMASRDKDDTKEGKSSGRHAHSAKGNNQKRKN, from the exons ATGGCTGAAG agaCAAAGCACGGAGGACACAAAAACGGGAGGAAAGGAGGACTTTCTGGAAGTTCATTTTTCACGTGGTTTATGGTCATTGCATTGCTGGGCGTCTGGACTTCAGTAGCTGTCGTCTGGTTTGATCTTGTTGATTATGAGGAAGTTTTAG GAAAACTAGGAGTCTATGATGCTGATGGTGATGGAGATTTTGATGTGGAAGATGCCAAAGTTTTACTAG AAGGACCTGGTGGGGTAGCCAAGAGAAAAACTAAGGCTAaag TTAAAGAACTCACTAAAGAAgagctcaagaaagaaaaagagaaacctgAGTCAAGGAAGGAGAGtaagaatgaagagagaaaaaaggggaagaaggaaaaggaggatgaCCGGAAGGATAAGAAAATTCCTGATGCAGATATATCCAGGAAAGAGTCTCCTAAGGGgaaaaaggacagagagaaggagaatgtgGGCCTAGACAAAAGTGCTAAAGCCAAGGAAAGTAGGAAAAAGTCCACAGATGTAAAGGATACTTCTGGTAAAATGGCATCCAGAGACAAAGATGacacaaaggaagggaaaagttcTGGCAGACATGCACACTCTGCCAAGGGGAATAACCAGAAAAGGAAGAACTGA